Genomic segment of Peribacillus frigoritolerans:
CTGTACTGCTCATCTTCTTCATTCTCTTTGTCATACACCTCTAAGGTAAATTCATTATTCTGGAGGTAGTATTCACCATTTGTACCCGGGATTTCTTTTCTCTCGCCTTCACGCAGCCAAAGTACTTTGTCGATATACATCCCAGGGACGGAACGCAATAATGCTCCAATTAAAAAAATGATAAGTCCAATATGATTTACATAGGGTCCCCAACGTGAAAAACGACCCTTTTCGGCAAGTATATGACCGTTTTCCTCACGTATATGATAACGCTGCCTTTTTAGTCTATCCTTTACTTCTTCAAGGTTTATATCTTGGTCTTCCAGCTTTGTCACCCCGTAAATCCGCTGACGTTTCATGAACCCGTCATGGCGTGTGACCCCTTGTTTTTTTAACGATCGATATAACGGAAAGAACCGGTCGATACTGGCAATCAATAGTGATATGCCCAGCATGCCTATGATAATCAAATACCACCATGAACTATACAAGTTATGAAACCCGAGTTCATAATACACCATTCCGAACCAACCGTATTCCAGTTCATAATGCTCTGCAGGCGTAGCTGTTGAAGGGATGTACATTTCCTGGGGTAAAATCGTCCCGATAGCTGAAGCGATCAAGGCAATGACAATGAGCGTCACCCCGACCTTAACGGAAGAAAAGAAGTTCCATATTTTATCGATGATCGTTTTTTTATATGTTTGTGAACGCCTGGCACTTCCTTCATATCTCATATCAATAAGCTTGTTTTCTTTTTCGTTATCAAGCACCATACCGCATTTCCCACAAATGTTTGTGCCAAACGCATTTACATGACCACAATCGCACTTTACTTCTTTCATGTCAAAAACTCCCCAATATTATGGTTTAATTCTCTCCATATGCTTTTGGATGCTCTCTTCTGTCAAAGCTCCGGTGATGATATCTATCACTTTCCCCTCTTTATCAACCAAAAAGGTGACAGGCAATATATCCACGCGATAAGCATTTTCCACTTCCCTACCTTTATCGATCATGACAGGAAAGGTAAGATCATGCTTTGTAATGAAATTATTGACAGCATAGTCAGATTCCCCGACATTAACCGCCAATATCTCAACGCCCTGGTCTTTAAAGTTTTTATATTGATTTTCCATATAAGGCATTTCATATTCACACGGCTTGCAATATGTACCCCAAAAGTTCAGGAAGACGCCTTTTCCCTTGTAATCGGAAAGTTTATGCTCTTTGCCTTCCATATCAGTCAAGACGAAATTGGGTGCATCGGATCCTTTTCTCAGACTCTCATTCTTATCTTTAGTGAAGTTCGTATAAAGGGCAAACACTAAAGCTGCACCTAAAAGCAGGAGAATGATGGTTCTGCTAATTAGGCGTCGCTTCTTTTTATCCATAGAGATCCTCCTAAGGCCACACTAAATTTAACCATACCATTATACCATTTAACGACATGTCCTTTTTATTTACATTTCTGAAGGTTTTGTGACATTCTTTCCCGATTCATGAAGGAAAAGGTATTTACAGGTTGTTTTCCACCACCCATTCTTCAAGGAGGGGAATGGGGTAGTGGTTTCAACCTATCAATACAGGAAAAGTTCTTATCTACATTCTCCGCTGTTTAGGCTCGGTCGTTGCTAATGTCCGCATTAATTTAACTTCATGTGGAGTCAGCTCCCGGGAATCCCCTGCTGTTAAACCGTCCAAGGTCAAGAAACCATATTGTTCCCTCTTCAATTTAATGACGGGATGGCCAATTGCTTCGAACATCCGGCGGACTTGCCTGTTCCTGCCTTCATGTATTGTGATTTCAACGATGGCTGTTTCCTTTTTCTTGTCGGTAGACAATACCCTTGTCTTGGCTGGAGCAGTCTTGCCATCCTCTAACTTGATACCTTTATCCAGCTTTTTCAAGCTTTCACGCAAAGGCATTCCTTTCACTTTTGCCACATACACTTTATCCACTTCATGCTTCGGATGCATTAACGTGTTTGCAAATTCTCCGTCATTCGTTAAAATCAATAAGCCCGAAGTATCGTAATCCAAGCGGCCAACTGGATAAATCCGTTCATTGATGTAAGGGAAAAAGTCCGTTACGACTTTTCTGTTCTTATCATCAGAAACTGCCGAAATGACGCCGCGCGGTTTATAGAATAGGAAATAAACCGGGGCTTCTTTTTCAAGCGGGACTTCATTAACCTCAACCTTATCATTAGGCCCCACCTTCACACCTAATTCCTTCACTACTTTGCCGTTCACTTTTACCTTACCTTCTAAAATCAACTCTTCTGCTTTACGGCGGGAAGCCAGTCCAGCATGTGCTATCACCTTTTGTAATCGTTCCATCTATCTTCACCCCATAATATAATCATTCGTTTGTTATTGTCTATACATACACAATCATACAATTATTACATATTGAGAGGCAAAAACAAAAGGTTTTTCGCGATTAAGAGCTTTTCTTTTATTATTACACCAATAATGGGACGGTTAAATGGGCTGGTTTCCATAATGAGTGTAACATAGCTTATTTTTCCATACAAAAAAATGTTTCTTTTGATGAAGGTTTGAATGCACCTTATTAATGGAGGGCTAATTTTAAGAAAAAGACAAAAAAAAAGAAATGGAATCGCCCATTTCCCTTCCTTTAATTCATACCGAAAACCAATGTGACGACAATAACGGCAGCTATGATTCCGATCAAGTCTGCCAAAAGGCCGACCTTAAGGGCATCACCCATTTTTTTGATTCCGACGGCTCCAAAATAAACGGTCAATACATAGAAGGTGGTATCTGTACTTCCCTGAATCGTGGCAGCCAAACGTCCAACAAAGGAATCCGGTCCATAAACCGATATCAGGTCGCTGGTGATTCCTAAAGCGGCTGTTCCGGATATTGGTCTAATAATCGCAAGGGGTAAAACCTCAGACGGAAAATGAAGAAAGGAAAGCAAGGGGTGCAGTGATTGTACAATGAAATCCAACGCCCCTGATGCCCTAAATACTGAAATCGCCACAAGCATCCCTACCAGGAAAGGGATGAGGGAAAAGGACATGCTGATTCCTTCTTTCCCCCCCTCAACGAAGGTCTCATAGGTGGGAACTCTTTTCAATGTGCCGTAGAGTAATATACAGAGAATCAAAATCGGTATCATCCAAATTGAAATGGTGGTCATCCAGTGCAACATCTTATTCCCTCCCGTTCCTCTTTCTCCTGTAATAAAAATATCGATCTATCGCGATTCCTCCAACGGCAGAAATGGCCGTTGCTATTATGGTCGGAAAAACGATGTCCGTCGGGGAGTGGGCATCGTAATTCATGCGGATCGCAATGACAGTAGTTGGAATCAACGTTACGCTTGAGGTATTGATTGCTAAAAAAGTGACCATCGAGCGGCTGACCGTTGCTTTTCCTCCATTTAGTTTCTTTAGCTGTTCCATGGCTTTTATACCAAGAGGCGTAGCTGCATTCCCCAATCCGAATGTGTTTGCCATCATATTGGAAAGTATATACCCCATAGCGGGATGATTAGGAGGAACTTCAGGGAACAGCCATCTCATGAATGGCTTGAACAAGTTGGATAGTTTATCTAACAGCCCCGATTCCTCCGCTATTTTCATCAGACCGAGCCAAAAAACAAGTATGCTCATCAATCCCAGACAAAGGGTGACAGCCTCCTTCGCGCTGACAAAAAGAGCTTCATTCACCTGTTCCATCGTCCCATTAACCATGCCAAAGACAATACCGATCACAAACATCCCGAACCAAATGTAATTAACCATTTCGTCCGATTCCCAATACCGCTTCAAATACCTCAGCCCAAGAAGATTGGAATGATTGTTGCTTGAAGCTTTCTTTTGCTTCCCCATAAAAAATCGAACGAGTGCCTATTTTCTTTCCATCGAGATAGATGGATGCTCTGCCGACCACTTCCGGGATTTTCCTTTTATCTTTCCAAGCCTTCTGGGGCTTCAGCAATTTCATTTTCACATTGACCAATTCTCTCTCTTCTTTTGTCAGTGGGTACGAAAAATCATTTTTAATGTAGACATGCCCTTTATATATTTCATTTTCCATATTTTTTACCATGCCTTCGGGTAAAATTTCTGTCGGCTTATAATCCTTAAAGGCGGATTCGTACATTTGAATATGATCATTCCAATCATCCGGACCATTCAATGTCACAGCAATCAGGTCATGTTCGTTTTTTGTTGCCGTCGTGACCAAAGTACGTTTTGCTAGTTTGGTATACCCTGTTTTCCCTCCTGTGCAATACTCATATAGTTGTGTAAGCAAACGGTTTTTGTTCTTCCATACATAATCCCATTGTTCAGTGGAATTAGGTGCTCTGTGTTCCTTTGTGCCGGCAATCTTTGCATACGTTTTATTTTGCATGGCATAACGAGTGAGTATGGCCATATCATATGCGGTTGAATAATGGTTCTTCGTATTATCCAAACCATGTGGGTTTGAAAAATGGGTATTTTTCATACCGATTTCTTCAGCTTTTTGATTCATCATCCAGACGAATCCATCCAGGCTTCCGCCAACCTTTTCGCTGATTGCGACTGCTGCATCATTACCTGAACGAAGCATCAAACCATAAACCAAATCTTCGAGCTTAATTTTTTCTCCTACTTTTAAATAAAGTGAAGAGCCCTCCGTCCCGAAGGCATTGCTGCTTACCTTCACCGTTTCATCCATTTGTCCCGATTCAATAGCCAAGATAGCCGTCATTATTTTCGTAATGCTTGCAATACGGTTCTTTTCATGGGCATTCACTTCATAAATGACCCTTCCGCTATCCTCATCCATTAAAATCGCACTATGGGCACTTACGGATACATTTGCTTTGGCGCTTTGTACAGGAGCCATAAAAGACAACAGGAGAATGACGATACACAAACTTGATAACCCTTTATATGGAAAACGCATGAGTGCCCCCTCGTCTCTTTACTTGTTTTTGTACAAGTTTATGCAAAGGGACAAGGGTTATGAATAAAAGAATGTAACCCTTCATGTTATCTACCGATTTTCTCAGTGATTTCCCATAAAAAAAATCGATAGGGGGCCCCTATCGATTTAGTGTTCTATCATACTAATAATGCAGCGATTTCATCAATTTTCTTAGCTCCGAATACCACTTCTTCATCATTGATAATCATGGCCGGCACGCTCATGACTTTATATTTCTTCTTGATTTCCTGGAAATTGCTTATATCGACCATTTCAGCTTCAACGTTAGGGTTTTCAATCGCTATGCGCTGAGCGCCCACTACAACGTCAGGACAGTAGTGACATGCCAATGAAACCATAACCTTAATGTTCGCTTTTTTACTGATACCCTTGATTGAATTCAATACGGTTGAATCCAATGCTTGACCAGGTCCGGCCAGGTTATAGATAGCCAAAATGAAGGAATTCAACTCATGGCCGCCAGGTACACCGTGGTATTTGACGCCACTGTATTCACCATTCGAATTTAAGAGGGAAACGACAGGAAACTTATCTGCATTGATTTTTTCTTCAATTTCCACATTTTCACCTTTGTTGTATAACTCAAGATGAAGCTTATCTCCTAATTCCGCAACATCCAACAAGAAGTCTCGCAATTCAACTGATTTTGGCAAACTTTCATCGACGATGGACACTAATGTAACGTCACTCTCCATCTTGCCGAAGATTCCCTTTAATTGGCCACGTAACGCATCACTCAATAAAGCGCTTTTGCCTGCCGGGACTGCTGCCTGTTCTTTTTTCGCCGGTTTCTCAACTTCAGGTTCATCTTTGATTCCCAGGCGATCTTTTTCTTCTGCAATATATTTACCGGCATCCGTTGCTGCAATCGCTCCGTCGGATACAGCTGTGATAATCTGGCGCAAGGATTTTGGCCTTAGGTCGCCCGCGGCATAAACACCCTTCACATTAGTCTTCATATCATCATCGGTTAAAATGTAACCAGCATCATCCATTTCGATATGGCCATTGAAAATCTCTGTTTTCGGCTCGTAACCTATGAAAACGAATACGCCAAACGTACTGTCTTCTTCCTTCGCCTTATATTCAAATTCTTCTTTAGTCGCATTATTGATGAAACGGGCACTTTGAATCATCCCGTCTCCATATACCCCAAGGATTTCCGTATTGAATTTCACTTCAATCTTATCATTTGCCATTACTTTATCAACAATGGAAGGGGCACACGAGAAGCTTGATTCCCGGGCGATGATTGTAACTTTTGTTGCAAAGCGTGTCAGGAAAATAGCTTCTTCAGCAGCTGCATATCCTGCCCCGATAACGAAAACTTCCAATCCTTCAAAGAATTCACCATCACATGTTGAACAATAAGCTACACCGCGGCCGGTAAATTCCTCTTCACCTGGAAATCCTAGTGTCCTTGGAGAAGCACCCGTTGCAATGATGACGGCGCGTGCATGGTAGTCCCCGCCAAGTGTTTTTACGACTTTCACCTCACCGGAGAAATCCACGCCCGTTACATCGGCTTTTGCGAACTCAACGCCAAAATCTTCGTTTTGAAGCTTCATTTCTTCAACTAACCTAGGGCCCGATATATGACGGATACCAGGATAATTGGCTATTTCCGACGTAGTTGCAGCTTGTCCGCCGCCAGTTCCTTTTTCTAGGATTATTGTTTTTAACTTAGCTCTTCCTGCATAAACACCGGCTGAGAGGCCTGCAGGACCGCCACCAATAATTAATAAATCATATATTTTTTTCATCTTTTGTGCTCCTTGCTGAATGATTATAACGTGCTAAACTGATTATTTTGAAAAACAAAAGGCACTTATTTTAGGTAAGTGCCTTTTGTCATTAGATCATGTCGGACGATTTGTCCAGTAATCGTAATCAATGCTGGGTATGTCCATTACCTGTAGAAATGGACCCTCCCATATTAAAAATTAAAGTTTACCTACAAGGTCTAGGCTTGGTTCAAGAGTATCTTCACCTGGAGTCCATTTTGCAGGGCAAACTTTATCTCCATGTTCCGCTACGAATTGTGCAGCTTGTACTTTTCTTACAAGTTCTTCTGCATTACGGCCAATTCCTAAATCATTGACTTCGTATGCTTTAATTTGTCCTTCTGGATTTACGATGAAAGTTCCACGAAGAGCCAAACCATCTTCTTCAATCAATACACCGAATTGACGGGATAAAACGTTTGCTGGGTCAGCTAGCATTGGATATTGGATTTTACCGATTGTATCAGTAGCATCAGCCCATCCTTTGTGGCTGAAATGAGTATCTGTTGAAACTGAGTAAACTTCACAACCGATTTCCTTGAATGTTTCATAGTTATCTTGAAGATCAGCTAATTCAGTTGGACATACGAAAGAGAAGTCAGCTGGGTAGAAAAAGAATACTGCCCATTTTCCTTTAACATCTTCAAGTGTTACTTCTTTGAACTCTCCTGCATGGTAAGCTTGTACTTTAAAATCTTCAACTTGTTTATTGATCAATGACATAATAAATTCCTCCAATAGCTATTTTTTTATCTGCTCCTATTTATAATAATTATTAAATAGAAACTAGTCAATAAATATACCTTAATAATTTTTAAGTTCACAAATTGGTCACAGTTTTTATATTGATATAAATTAATTATTTTTAAAAACCCATAGTACTTCAAATTAGCATTATTAACACATTTCCAATGTTATTTCAAGGATTTAAATAAGACATATGCTCATTATTTCGTGAGATGATATCATCTCCCTTTCAATCTAATTATATTTTCCAAATGAGAATCATAAGTCGCTTTAAAATTAAATTAGCAGGTTCTCCTTCATATCCTTGCCATAATTTCCCTAAAAAATTCTTGATACAAAATTTCAGGCAAAAAAAAACGAACCTTTACGGCTCGTGTCAGTTTGACGGCAAAATGTTGTTCGGATTCCGAATAGTAAGGTGAAGGTCGAAAAAAATTTGTGAACGGTCGAATATAGTGCCTCAACGGTCGAATACTGTGCTGGGTAGGTTGAATAAAGTGTGGTTTAGGTCGATAAACTGCGTTAACATCCCAAGACAGTGCTGCGGGTCGAATAAAGCGCTCTGGTCTTTATGTTTTTTTTAAGCTGTTTTCGCATACTTTGTTGCTATTTACTAAGTAGTGCGGTGTGGTTGATTTCCCCTCCAGATGCTCGCTTTCCGCGGGGCGGGCGGTGAGCCTCCTCGGCGTAAACGCCTGTGGGGTCTCACCTGTCCCGCTGCTCCCGCAGGAGTCTCGCACTTCCGCTCCAATCAACCTTAAATAGTTTCGTTTTAAAAACAACGATCTTTACGAAAAGAGCTTTTTTTACTGTAACCTTCATTGAATTGAGAAACTTGCGACACTACTGCCGAAAATCCGGCTACCCGAGACAACAAAGGTGCTTACTTTGATTTGGCTTGGCAGACAGTCGGCGGAAAGGGAGCTGATTTCTGAAATCTACTGAACTTTTCAAATAAAAAACTGCAGGCAAACTGAGTATTCATCGAGTTTGTCTACAGTCTGGAACGTACCTTTACAGCTCATGTATTTGTATTTGTTTCTCCAAAAACTTTACTATATTTTATCTGTTATTGCTTTTTCCAAATAAGCTTTTTCGCTTCGGTGAACCTTACGGCTGTTTTCGGCCAGTTTACAACGTCCCACCATTTGTCCACATAGGCTGCCCGATTATTTTTATATTGCAGGTAATAAGCATGTTCCCATACATCAAGAACAAGGATTGGGATTGTATCCCACTGGGTCAAAACCATATGCAATTCCGATTGAAGTATTTCTAGTCGCCGCGCACGCGGAACCCAGACTAAAATTGCCCAGCCAACACCTTCTACTTGTTTGGCAGCTTCACTAAAATGACTTTTAAAAGCGGCAAAGCTTCCAAAATCCTTCTCAATCTGGTTAAGTAAATCCCCCCTTGGCTGTCCGCCCCCTCCCGGAATCATCTCTTCCCAGAACAGCGTATGGAGATAATGGCCTGACCCATGAAAAGCTGCTTCCTTTTCCCAATGTTTCAACAAGGAAAAATCTTTCGTTTCCCTCGCTTTTTTCATCATCAATTCCGCTTTATTCAGACCATCGACATATGCTTGATGATGCTTATCATGGTGCAGATACATGATTTCCCTCGAAATCGTCGGCTCCAACGCATCATAGGCATAAGGTAACGGCGGTAGCGTATGCTTCCCAATCGGTACCGATTGCCTTTCCTGTATATTGAATTCCCTAGCGAGCTCTTCAATTTCCTCGTAGACCCGAGCCATCTCTTCTTCAATCAGGACCATATCCTCATAATCCATTTCTTCCTCATCCATATCTTTTGTCATCTCGGAAAGCCGTTCAATATTTGACAGCACTGGCGAATCGGTGATATCGATCTTCTCAAGGTATTCCATCACTCCATCAACCCAATCACTTACCTCTTTAGCATAATCTCTTTCATCAGACATCTTGCAACCTCCTCTTAGCCTTTATGCACATAAATCATCAAAGTATTTTATGTTTCGAATAAGCGGAGATTCCATTTATAGATAAAAAAAACAGCAAGGCCTATTAAGCCTAGCTGTTTCATTATCTTGACTGTAACATTTTCGTCCGGTAATCCGTTTCATAAAACTCCAATTCTTCACGCATGGTCTGGAATCCACTTTCCACGGCCTTCAGAATGGATATTATGCTGTCAGGTACACTTTGGTGAAATTTAATCGAGTTTTTCCCTGTATAGGCAGATCTGCTGTCCTCAAACCACCGATCTGATTTTGGGGAAAAGTATTCTTCGATACATTGATGATAAATTCTATAAAGCGTCTTTTCAGCTGCGGCTTTATTGAAAACATCATTTTTCAGAACGATTTGGCAAGCCTCCAAGCCCTCTTCACAACTTACAAGCATTCTTCTTAAACTGGAAAGGATCCCTTTATAATAGGTTTCATCCCCGCTTTTTTCTTCTTGCAGCTTAGAATAGGTCGTCTCATTTATAAATTCCTCTAGCTGAGCCACTGTCGTTTCTAAAAAGCCTTTTACATCCTCAAGCTGAGATTTTACCAATGTATTCCCCAACCGTGAACCCTCCTCAAAATGATTAAGATTGAAAATAATAGTCAACATGTGATTCTATATCATATGGTTTAGCTTGGTCAATAGATATAAACACTTTCTCCAATTTTTCAAAATCTATATTTTCGAAATAACCAGCCAGCTCTTTTTCTGCATTTATATATATACGTTTTCGGTTAACCAGGCTCGGGTCCTTGAGTAGACAGACCATGGCAATGATATCAGCCATATAAATATCCCTGTTAGGGCTTTTGAATATGGGATTGGCGGGATATGGGGTCCAACGAGTGACCATCTCATCAAAATAGCGAAGATACAGTACATTCAGCGTCTTTTCTTCTCCATCCTTTATGTATTGTATAACGGATCGATTAAAGAAGTCCTCAGGTGAATTTGACTTTGACTTTTCAAGCCCAAATCCATTGCATGCTACAATTTGCACCCGCAATCCCCCCGCATTCATTTTTTTCTATATTATCACAATTTAAAGAAAAATGTTATTCGATTGTTTGCTGAAATTTTTCAAAAAACAGATCGGCTTCACCATTTTCAAAGCTATCATCCGAATTATCGGCGAGAGGCGGTAATTCATCTATGGAATTCAGGCCGAAGTAATCCAAAAACTCTTTTGTTGTCCCATATAAATAAGCCCGGCCGGAGCCTTCAGCACGTCCGACCTCTTTTATTAAGACTTTAGTGACAAGTGTATGAATGGGGCGTTCCGTTTTCACTCCGCGAATTTCATCAATTTCCGCTCTGGTAATCGGCTGCTTATAGGCAATGATTGCGAGTGTTTCCAAGGCCGCCTGGGACAAGCCTTGAGTGCTTGATGTTTCCACTAGCCTTTTCAAGTAATCCGAGTGCTCTTTCTTTGTCGTCATTTGATAAACACCCGCTATTTCGATAACCTGAATCCCACGTACATCCGATATATATTCTTCCTTCAAACTTTCAACGATGTCAGTTGCTTGATATTCCGTAATTTCCAGGACAGAGGCAATTTGTTTGACGGAGAGCCCTTCATCTCCGGCAGCAAACAATAATGCCTCAAGAATCCCTTTCCAATTAATAACTTCCAACTGGTTCTACACCTTCCTTAGCAGCAATCATGATTTCCGAAAAATTATCTTCCTGTTCAACGATGATTTCATTTAGTTTCATCAGTTCCAGCACCGCCATGAAAGTGATGACGATATGCTCCTTAACCGGGAGCGAAAACAGTTCAAAAAAACTTTTCTTCCCTTTTATTGATTGTAACTCAATCATGATTTCATCCATTCGTTTCTCTATCGATATCTCTTGTTTCGTTACTTTCGTGTATAGCGGCTTTTGAATTTTTTGCCTTCGCAGCAGTTTTTGCAGAGCACCCAACATATCATATAGACTTATATTCAACTCTTGTTTATCACTTTCCGCTTCTTTAACATAAACAGATAAATCACTTGGGGGTTTAGTGAACAGCAAGCTGCGTTCTTCTTCCATCCCTTTAAATTCTTCGGCTGCATATTTATACTTTTTATATTCTAATAGTTTTTCCACAAGCTCGTCCCGTGGATCTTCCTCAAATATTTCCCCATCTTCATCAATCAATTGTTCATCTTCATGCTTTGGAAGCAACATTTTACTCTTGATGGCAAGCAGTGTTGCAGCCATCACCAGATATTCGCTGGCCACATCCAATTCCAGATGCTGCATTGTATGGATGTACCCTAGGTATTGATCTGTAATATCAGCCATCGGAATATCGTAGATGTCTATTTCCAGGCGATTAATCAAATGCAGGAGTAAATCCATCGGACCTTCGAAAGCGTCAATTTTTATATTATAACCCATTAAATTACCTCATTTAAATCTAATTGGCCAAAAAAGGCCTATTTCTTTTACTAATCAAGTATAGTGGATTGCCGCCCTTTATCCAAATAATAATTTACTGTCCCTAGAAAAGTTTTTATTAGGGATTTCCGACAAATGGGTCGTTGCCCAATCACATTACGAAATCCAACATAACCTAGAAATGTAAGAATAGCAGAACAAAGGAGGTACTCATTATGGGTTCAGGTGGTTTTGGAAACGGCGGCGGATTCGCGTTTATTGTAGTATTGTTCATTTTATTAGTTATCGTCGGTGCTTCTTGGTGTTAATTGAAGACTGACGAATCAAGCTGATTGCCTTGCAATCGGCTTTCTTTATTTTCCAAGAAAAAATTCTATGCTAAACTTGGTGAGTATACATAGCGGGTGTTAGGCTATAAGAAAATGTTT
This window contains:
- the scpB gene encoding SMC-Scp complex subunit ScpB encodes the protein MEVINWKGILEALLFAAGDEGLSVKQIASVLEITEYQATDIVESLKEEYISDVRGIQVIEIAGVYQMTTKKEHSDYLKRLVETSSTQGLSQAALETLAIIAYKQPITRAEIDEIRGVKTERPIHTLVTKVLIKEVGRAEGSGRAYLYGTTKEFLDYFGLNSIDELPPLADNSDDSFENGEADLFFEKFQQTIE
- a CDS encoding segregation/condensation protein A, yielding MGYNIKIDAFEGPMDLLLHLINRLEIDIYDIPMADITDQYLGYIHTMQHLELDVASEYLVMAATLLAIKSKMLLPKHEDEQLIDEDGEIFEEDPRDELVEKLLEYKKYKYAAEEFKGMEEERSLLFTKPPSDLSVYVKEAESDKQELNISLYDMLGALQKLLRRQKIQKPLYTKVTKQEISIEKRMDEIMIELQSIKGKKSFFELFSLPVKEHIVITFMAVLELMKLNEIIVEQEDNFSEIMIAAKEGVEPVGSY
- a CDS encoding YjcZ family sporulation protein, with product MGSGGFGNGGGFAFIVVLFILLVIVGASWC